In Neoarius graeffei isolate fNeoGra1 chromosome 9, fNeoGra1.pri, whole genome shotgun sequence, one genomic interval encodes:
- the LOC132892149 gene encoding zinc-binding protein A33-like, protein MASRFSEEDFSCPVCREIFKDPVLLHCSHSVCKVCLHQFWESNGSRDCPVCMRQLSVEYPPINLALKNLCEIFLEKRSQRSSSGSEAVCNLHSEKLKLFCLDDQQSVCVVCRDSGKHNNHKFCPIDEAVTDCKEELTTALKPLQEKLKNFTDCKLNWSQTAEYIKIQAQCTECQIKKEFQKLHQFLRDDEAVRITALREEEEKKSQIMKEKIEKLSRDISSLSNTIGAIEEEMRAEDVSLLQNYKATVKRAQSTLQHPEELSGALIHVAKHLANLKFRVWEMMQYIVQYTPVTLDPNTVHPELLVSDDLTSVRLTDEEQKLPDNPERFGDECWCILGSEGFSSGTHYWDVEVGDCTDWAVGVMTESAHMKEKIFSRSGIWYVWYYDGKYFAVSTPHPVTHLSVAQKLQRIRVKLDWDRGKLSFSDPLTNTHLHTFTHTFTDKLLPFLHVLDEESPLKLLPLQWSLKLSKISGDQAEEVHFCLFMFCITAH, encoded by the exons ATGGCTTCTCGGTTTTCAGAGGAGGATTTCTCCTGTCCTGTGTGCCGGGAAATCTTCAAGGATCCTGTTCTTCTGCACTGCAGTcacagtgtgtgtaaagtgtgtttgCATCAGTTCTGGGAGTCCAATGGATCCAGAGACTGTCCTGTTTGTATGAGGCAGTTGTCTGTGGAGTATCCTCCCATAAATCTGGCCTTAAAGAACCTGTGTGAGATTTTCTTAGAGAAGAGAAGTCAGAGATCTTCATCAGGGTCTGAAGCAGTCTGCAATCTGCACAGTGAGAAACTCAAACTCTTCTGTCTGGATGATCAACAgtcggtgtgtgtggtgtgtcgggatTCAGGAAAACACAACAACCACAAATTCTGCCCCATTGATGAGGCAGTAACAGACTGTAAG GAGGAGCTCACAACTGCCCTGAAGCCCCTACAGGAGAAACTGAAGAACTTTACAGACTGTAAATTGAACTGGAGTCAGACTGCAGAATATATCAAG ATTCAGGCCCAATGCACAGAGTGTCAGATTAAGAAGGAATTTCAGAAGCTTCACCAGTTTCTACGAGATGACGAGGCAGTCAGGATCACTGCACTGAGAGAGGAAGAGGAAAAGAAAAGTCAGATAATGAAGGAGAAGATTGAGAAACTGAGCAGAGACATATCATCTCTTTCAAACACAATCGGAGCCATAGAAGAGGAGATGAGAGCTGAAGACGTCTCATTGCTACAA AACTACAAGGCTACAGTGAAAAG AGCCCAGAGCACACTGCAGCATCCAGAGGAGCTTTCAGGAGCACTGATCCATGTGGCAAAACATCTGGCCAACCTGAAGTTCAGAGTCTGGGAGATGATGCAATACATTGTCCAATACA cacctgtaactctggatcccaacactgTTCATCCTGAGCTCCTTGTATCTGATGATCTGACTAGTGTGAGACTCACTGATGAGGAACAGAAACTTCCTGATAATCCAGAGAGATTTGGTGATGAATGTTGGTGTATCCTGGGATCTGAAGGTTTTAGCTCAGGGACACATTACTGGGATGTTGAAGTTGGAGACTGTACAGACTGGGCTGTGGGTGTGATGACAGAATCTGCTCATATGAAGGAGAAGATATTCTCCAGAAGTGGTATCTGGTATGTGTGGTATTATGATGGTAAATATTTTGCAGTTTCTACACCACATCCAGTCACTCACCTCTCAGTAGCACAGAAACTCCAGAGGATCAGAGTAAAGCTGGACTGGGACAGAGGAAAACTGTCATTCTCTGACCctctcactaacacacacttacacactttcacacacacatttactgatAAATTACTGCCATTCCTACATGTGTTAGATGAAGAATCTCCTCTAAAGCTCCTCCCACTTCAG TGGTCTCTGAAGCTGAGTAAGATAAGTGGCGACCAAGCTGAAGAGGTGCACTTTTGTTTATTTATGTTTTGCATTACTGCACACTGA
- the LOC132891194 gene encoding E3 ubiquitin-protein ligase TRIM35-like — MALKFSEEDLSCPVCCEIFKDPVVLHCSHSVCKVCLQQFWELKGSRDCPVCRRKSSVSEPPISLALKNLCETFFQERSQRSSSGSETVCSLHSEKLKLFCLDDQQPVCVVCQTARKHTNHKFCPINEAVTDCKEELKIALKPLREKLKIFKDCKLNWCQTAEHIKIQTLHTEHQIKEEFEKLHQFLRDEEAVRITALREEEEQKSQLMKEKIKKLNRDISSLSDKIRAIEEEMRAEDISFLQNYKATVKRAQSTLQHPEELSGALIHVAKHLANLKFRVWEKMQYTVQYTPVILDPNTVHPKLIISDDLTNVICSDEKQKLPDNPERFDDCWCILGSEGFNSETHCWDVEVRDCTDWIVDVMTESAQRNENVFSRSGIWYVWYYDGKYFAGSTPHPVTLLPVAQKLQRIRVQLDWDRGTLSFSNPLTNTHIHTFTHTFTDKLLPFLRVTGKESSLKILPLH, encoded by the exons atggcTTTGAAGTTTTCAGAGGaggatttgtcctgtcctgtgtgcTGTGAAATCTTCAAAGATCCTGTTGTTCTGCACTGCAGTCACAGCGTGTGTAAAGTGTGTTTGCAGCAGTTCTGGGAGCTCAAAGGATCCAGAGACTGTCCAGTTTGTAGGAGAAAGTCATCTGTGTCTGAACCTCCCATAAGCCTGGCCTTAaagaacctgtgtgagactttctTTCAGGAGAGAAGTCAGAGATCTTCATCAGGATCTGAAACAGTCTGCAGTCTACACAGTGAGAAACTCAAACTCTTCTGTTTGGATGATCAACAgccggtgtgtgtggtgtgtcagACTGCAAGAAAACACACCAACCACAAATTCTGCCCCATTAATGAGGCAGTAACAGACTGTAAG GAGGAGCTTAAAATTGCACTGAAGCCCCTACGGGAGAAACTGAAGATCTTTAAAGACTGTAAACTGAACTGGTGTCAGACTGCAGAACATATAAAG ATTCAGACGCTACACACAGAGCATCAGATTAAGGAGGAGTTTGAGAAGCTTCACCAGTTTCTACGAGATGAAGAGGCAGTCAGGATCACTGCACTGAGAGAGGAAGAAGAGCAGAAGAGTCAGTTGATGAAGGAGAAGATTAAGAAGCTGAACAGAGACATATCATCTCTTTCAGACAAAATCAGAGCCATAGAAGAGGAGATGAGAGCTGAAGACATCTCGTTCTTACAA AACTACAAGGCCACAGTGAAAAG AGCCCAGAGCACACTGCAGCATCCAGAGGAGCTTTCAGGAGCACTGATCCATGTGGCAAAACATCTGGCTAACCTGAAGTTCAGAGTCTGGGAGAAGATGCAATACACTGTCCAATACA caccTGTAATTCTGGACCCCAACACTGTTCATCCTAAACTCATTATATCTGATGATCTGACCAATGTGATATGCAGTGATGAGAAACAGAAACTTCCTGataatccagagagatttgatgacTGCTGGTGTATCCTGGGCTCTGAGGGCTTTAACTCAGAAACACACTGCTGGGATGTTGAAGTTAGAGACTGTACAGACTGGATTGTGGATGTGATGACAGAATCTGCTCAGAGGAATGAGAATGTATTCTCCAGAAGTGGTATCTGGTATGTGTGGTATTATGATGGTAAATATTTCGCAGGTTCTACACCACATCCAGTCACTCTCCTCCCAGTAGCACAGAAACTCCAGAGGATCAGAGTGCAGCTGGACTGGGACAGAGGAACGCTATCATTCTCCAACCCTCTgactaacacacacatacacactttcacacacacatttactgatAAATTACTGCCATTCCTACGTGTAACTGGTAAAGAATCTTCTCTCAAGATCCTCCCACTTCACTAG